The DNA region TCAAGGTGGGTGCCGCCACGGAAGTGGAGATGAAGGAGAAGAAGGCGCGGGTGGAAGACGCGCTGCATGCCACGCGGGCGGCGGTGGAGGAAGGCATCGTGCCCGGTGGCGGCGTCGCCCTGCTGCGCGCCTCCAAGGCCGTGGCCGCCCTCAAGGGCGACAACCACGATCAGGACTGTGGCATCAAGATCGTGCTGCGTGCTCTGCAGGAGCCCCTGCGCCAGATCGTGGCCAACTGTGGCGAAGAGCCTTCCGTGGTAGTCAACCGGGTCATGGAGGGCAGTGGCAACTTCGGCTACAACGCCCAGACCGGCCAGTATGGCGACATGATGGAGATGGGGGTGCTGGATCCCACCAAGGTGACCCGCTCCGCCCTGCAGAATGCCGCTTCCGTGGCCGGCCTGATCCTCACCACGGACGCCACCATCGCCGAGGCGCCGAAGGAGGAGAAGGCCAGCACGCCGGCCATGCCGGAAATGGAGTACTGATCCCCTGATGCCGGCCCAACCCTCCCCTCGTGGGAGGGGTTTTTTTTGTTCCCGGGAAGGGGGCGAAGGGCAAAAGGCGCGTTTTGCGGTTGCACTTTGCGGCCCTCCCGCCTATCATTAGCACTCACCAGACTTGAGTGCTAACAATCCTCCCCGGCGGCGTGTTGGGCACTTTACGCAGCTCGCGGCCGCCGGCAACCCTTTTTTGAAGGAAACAGACTGAAGAAGGAGAACGCAACATGAAAATCCGACCCCTGCATGACCGCGTCATCGTCAAGCGTGTGGAGGAAGAGCGTCGCACCGCCTCCGGTATCGTCATTCCCGACACCGCGGCGGAGAAGCCGGATCAGGGCGAAGTCATCGCCGTCGGCCCCGGCCGGCGGGACGATTCTGGCAAGCTGATCCCCATGGACGTGAAGGTGGGTGACCGGGTGTTGTTCGGCAAATATGCCGGCCAGACCGTCAAGGTGGAAGGCGAGGAACTGCTCGTGATGCGCGAAGAAGACATCATGGGTGTGATCGAGAAGTAATGGAGACGTTTCTGCCACGGTGGACGCATGCTGTTGCGTGCGCGCGGTGGTGAATGGACTTTCAGGAGAGATAAATGGCTGCCAAAGACGTGAAATTCGGTGATGTCGCCCGCCACAAGATGGTTGCCGGCGTCAACATTCTGGCCGATGCGGTGAAGGTCACCCTCGGCCCCAAAGGCCGCAACGTGGTGCTGGAGCGCTCCTTCGGCGCGCCCACCATCACCAAGGACGGGGTGTCCGTGGCCAAGGAGATCGAACTCAAAGACAAGTTCGAGAACATGGGCGCGCAGATGGTGAAGGAGGTCGCCTCCAAGACCTCCGATGTGGCAGGCGATGGCACCACCACCGCCACCGTGCTCGCCCAGGCCATCCTCAAGGAGGGCATGAAATATGTCGCCGCGGGCATGAACCCCATGGACCTCAAGCGGGGGATCGACAAGGCCGTCGCTGCCACCGTGGAGGAGCTCAAAAAGATTTCCAAGCCCTGCACCACCAGCAAGGAAATCGCCCAGGTGGGCGCCATTTCGGCCAACTCCGATGAATCCATCGGCAAGATCATCGCCGATGCCATGGAAAAGGTGGGCAAGGAAGGCGTGATCACCGTCGAGGACGGCTCCGGCCTGGAAAACGAGCTGGAAGTGGTGGAGGGCATGCAGTTCGACCGGGGTTATCTGTCCCCCTACTTCATCAACAATCCCGATCGCCAGCTTGCCGTGCTGGACAATCCCTTCGTCCTGCTCCACGACAAGAAAATCTCCAGCATCCGCGATCTGCTGCCCATCCTCGAGCAGGTGGCCAAGGCGGGGCGGCCGCTGCTCATCATCGCCGAGGATGTGGAGGGCGAGGCCCTCGCCACCCTGGTGGTCAACAACATCCGCGGCATCCTCAAGACCTGCGCCGTCAAGGCGCCCGGCTTCGGTGACCGGCGCAAGGCCATGCTGGAGGACATCGCCATCCTCACCGGCGGCACGGTGATCGCCGAGGAAGTGGGGCTTACCCTGGAGAAGGCCACCCTGGCGGACCTGGGCCAGGCCAAGCGCATCGAGGTGGCGAAGGAACACACCACCATCATCGATGGTGCCGGCAAACCGGAAAACATCCAGGCCCGCGTCAAGCAGATCCGCAAGCAGATCGAAGAGGCCACCAGCGACTACGACAAGGAGAAGCTGCAGGAGCGAGTGGCGAAGCTTGCCGGTGGCGTGGCGGTGATCAAGGTGGGTGCCGCCACGGAAGTGGAGATGAAGGAGAAGAAGGCGCGGGTGGAAGACGCGCTGCATGCCACGCGGGCGGCGGTGGAGGAAGGCATCGTGCCCGGTGGCGGCGTCGCCCTGCTGCGCGCCTCCAAGGCCGTGGCCGCCCTCAAGGGCGACAACCACGATCAGGACTGTGGCATCAAGATCGTGCTGCGTGCTCTGCAGGAGCCCCTGCGCCAGATCGTGGCCAACTGTGGCGAAGAGCCTTCCGTGGTAGTCAACCGGGTCATGGAGGGCAGTGGCAACTTCGGCTACAACGCCCAGACCGGCCAGTATGGCGACATGATGGAGATGGGGGTGCTGGATCCCACCAAGGTGACCCGCACCGCCCTGCAGAATGCCGCTTCGGTAGCCGGCCTCATGCTCACCACCGACTGCATGGTCGCCGAGGTGCCGGAGGAGAAACCGGCGGCCGGCGGCGGTGGCATGGGCGGCATGGGTGGCATGGACATGATGTGACCGCCAAGGTCCCAGGCAAAGAACCCCGCGCGAAGCGGGGTTCTTTTTTTTTGGGGGGGTCAAGAATCGCCGCCGGCGGCCGTTAGAGGGTCATGCCCCCCGGGCCGGATTTGCCGTTATCATGTGCCGCTTCAGTCGGTTTTCGCCGGCGGGGGCCCGGGTGGCGGGTGGGCGCGCCTGCCGCCCTTGTGCT from Burkholderiales bacterium includes:
- the groL gene encoding chaperonin GroEL (60 kDa chaperone family; promotes refolding of misfolded polypeptides especially under stressful conditions; forms two stacked rings of heptamers to form a barrel-shaped 14mer; ends can be capped by GroES; misfolded proteins enter the barrel where they are refolded when GroES binds) — its product is MAAKDVKFGDVARHKMVAGVNILADAVKVTLGPKGRNVVLERSFGAPTITKDGVSVAKEIELKDKFENMGAQMVKEVASKTSDVAGDGTTTATVLAQAILKEGMKYVAAGMNPMDLKRGIDKAVAATVEELKKISKPCTTSKEIAQVGAISANSDESIGKIIADAMEKVGKEGVITVEDGSGLENELEVVEGMQFDRGYLSPYFINNPDRQLAVLDNPFVLLHDKKISSIRDLLPILEQVAKAGRPLLIIAEDVEGEALATLVVNNIRGILKTCAVKAPGFGDRRKAMLEDIAILTGGTVIAEEVGLTLEKATLADLGQAKRIEVAKEHTTIIDGAGKPENIQARVKQIRKQIEEATSDYDKEKLQERVAKLAGGVAVIKVGAATEVEMKEKKARVEDALHATRAAVEEGIVPGGGVALLRASKAVAALKGDNHDQDCGIKIVLRALQEPLRQIVANCGEEPSVVVNRVMEGSGNFGYNAQTGQYGDMMEMGVLDPTKVTRTALQNAASVAGLMLTTDCMVAEVPEEKPAAGGGGMGGMGGMDMM
- the groES gene encoding co-chaperone GroES translates to MKIRPLHDRVIVKRVEEERRTASGIVIPDTAAEKPDQGEVIAVGPGRRDDSGKLIPMDVKVGDRVLFGKYAGQTVKVEGEELLVMREEDIMGVIEK